One Bombus fervidus isolate BK054 chromosome 2, iyBomFerv1, whole genome shotgun sequence DNA segment encodes these proteins:
- the Sqh gene encoding myosin regulatory light chain sqh: MSSRKTAGRRATTKKRAQRATSNVFAMFDQAQIAEFKEAFNMIDQNHDGFIDKEDLHDMLASLGKNPTDEYLEGMMNEAPGPINFTMFLTLFGERLQGTDPEDVIKNAFGCFDEENTGHINEERLRELLTTMGDRFTDDDVDEMYREAPIKGSMFDYIEFTRILKHGAKDKDEQ; encoded by the exons ATGTCTTCACGTAAAACAGCCGGACGCCGTGCAACAACCAAAAAGCGTGCACAACGCGCAACATCAAACGTCTTCGCGATGTTTGATCAAGCTCAAATCGCTGAATTTAAGGAAGCTTTCAATATGATCGACCAAAATCATGATGGTTTCATCGATAAAGAAGATCTTCACGACATGCTTGCCTCGTTAG GTAAAAATCCTACTGACGAATACTTGGAGGGAATGATGAATGAGGCTCCAGGACCTATCAATTTTACAATGTTTTTAACTTTATTCGGCGAAAGACTTCAAGGCACAGATCCGGAAGATGTAATTAAGAACGCCTTTGGTTGTTTCGACGAAGAAAATACTGGACACATAAACGAAGAACGTCTTCGAGAACTACTTACTACAATGGGAGAcag ATTTACGGATGACGACGTAGACGAAATGTATCGAGAAGCACCTATCAAAGGATCGATGTTTGACTACATAGAATTTACCCGAATTTTAAAACACGGTGCTAAAGACAAGGACGAAcagtga